Proteins co-encoded in one Ziziphus jujuba cultivar Dongzao chromosome 9, ASM3175591v1 genomic window:
- the LOC107426773 gene encoding uncharacterized protein LOC107426773, with protein MENFTYSSYPDSGDSSPRSREIEFENPPPWDDQLQQPHNYKVKFMCSYGGKIFPRPHDNQLCYVGGETKILAVDRNIKFAAVISKLSALCEVDVSFKYQLPGEDLDALISVTNDDDLEHMMHEYDRLYRASAKPARMRLFLFPVNSGGSFGSDDGRSERERFVEALNSGPNQAADSTEKPPVPNNVDFLFGLEKGAVPPPPPPQQPTVPEPLVPPPDFHLRAGANRIIGSDPALNQIEFQRQLHDLQRMHIGEQEQAMYRRKSDDNLGYTTAGDYYIQKVPEKLPPMTAPPAVSAPPGYWQEKQVSSGGGFAPQVGAPPGATQQEQPMYMVPAPGAALYHQQMVRPVTAPPNQAYYPVPQQRMPSEVYREQPVYNVVPQAQQQISAPPPNLPPQAPKMTSPYTEGVGLVRQSGGVTVTTDSGQYTQVAYDSATGRQVYYTAGGGMVVSPPPLQQQQQLQQQLPPQQQYSAAVAAAAAVGGDGRGSGGALGQEGKVVVTKVSQGSV; from the coding sequence ATGGAGAATTTCACATACAGTTCGTATCCTGATTCCGGCGACTCCTCCCCTCGTTCCCGAGAGATTGAGTTCGAGAATCCTCCGCCGTGGGATGATCAGCTCCAGCAGCCTCATAACTATAAGGTCAAGTTCATGTGCAGCTATGGCGGTAAGATCTTTCCTCGTCCTCATGATAATCAGCTTTGCTATGTTGGCGGTGAGACTAAGATCCTGGCCGTTGATCGTAACATCAAGTTTGCTGCTGTTATTTCCAAGCTCTCTGCTCTCTGTGAAGTCGATGTTTCCTTCAAGTACCAGCTTCCAGGTGAAGATCTCGACGCCTTGATTTCGGTTACGAACGATGATGATTTGGAGCATATGATGCATGAGTATGATCGTCTCTATCGAGCTTCTGCCAAACCGGCTAGGATGAGGCTGTTTCTGTTCCCGGTCAATTCGGGTGGTAGTTTCGGATCCGATGATGGGAGGTCCGAACGCGAACGTTTCGTTGAGGCTTTGAATTCGGGACCGAATCAGGCTGCTGATTCTACGGAGAAGCCTCCGGTTCCGAACAACGTCGACTTTCTGTTCGGCTTGGAGAAGGGCGCGGTTCCACCTCCGCCGCCGCCGCAGCAGCCTACGGTGCCGGAACCACTGGTTCCTCCTCCCGATTTTCACCTCCGAGCTGGAGCAAATCGGATCATCGGTTCGGATCCGGCTTTGAACCAGATCGAATTCCAGAGACAATTACATGATTTGCAGAGGATGCACATTGGAGAACAAGAACAGGCCATGTACCGGAGAAAGAGCGACGATAACCTCGGCTACACCACCGCCGGAGATTACTACATCCAGAAGGTTCCGGAAAAGCTTCCTCCGATGACAGCACCACCGGCGGTATCAGCTCCACCGGGATACTGGCAGGAAAAACAAGTCTCAAGCGGCGGCGGATTTGCCCCGCAGGTTGGAGCACCTCCCGGAGCGACACAGCAAGAACAGCCGATGTACATGGTCCCAGCCCCGGGAGCAGCTCTCTACCATCAGCAAATGGTGCGACCGGTCACCGCCCCACCAAATCAAGCGTACTACCCCGTGCCGCAGCAGCGAATGCCTTCGGAAGTTTACCGAGAACAACCGGTCTACAATGTGGTACCCCAAGCTCAGCAACAGATCTCAGCTCCGCCGCCGAATCTGCCTCCTCAAGCGCCGAAAATGACGTCGCCATACACGGAAGGCGTCGGACTGGTGCGGCAGAGCGGTGGCGTAACGGTTACAACCGATTCGGGTCAGTACACACAGGTGGCGTACGATAGTGCGACTGGGAGGCAGGTGTACTACACTGCCGGAGGTGGGATGGTCGTTTCGCCTCCACCTTTGCAACAGCAGCAACAACTGCAACAACAGCTACCGCCTCAGCAGCAATACTCGGCGGCGGtggcggcggcggcggcggtTGGCGGCGATGGCAGAGGAAGCGGTGGTGCGTTGGGACAGGAGGGTAAGGTAGTGGTTACAAAGGTATCACAGGGTTCggtttga
- the LOC107426514 gene encoding fatty acid amide hydrolase encodes MGKKRVMVPVQEVDMSAVKYQQEDIQAPHLTGFVFKLFVWIIETPLIGPLIVSFLKKQNKFDELMQNTDIPEAPMFRPEFPPQEPEPGVVMLDEEGKPEERVELALKSLPQYDPASCWNGDSSPSFRYWKIRDYAYAYRSGHATPTTVAGHIISVIKEFSSKKPAQPLLISFDAEEVRKQAAASTRRFEEGCPLSILDGIFVAIKDDIDCYPHASKGATTWMHEVRSVRKDAVCVSRLRSCGVIFVGKANMHELGLGTTGNNPNYGTTRNPHAPERYTGGSSSGPAAIVASGICSAALGTDGGGSVRIPSSLCGVVGLKTTYGRTDMGGSLCGSGTVEIIGPIASSVEDVMLVYSAILGSSLADRISLKPGPPCVPNLSCDNSNTLGSMRLGKYTEWFNDVYSTDISEKCEDALNLLSKTHGCEMVEIVVPELEEMRSAHLVSIGSETQCSLNPDCEDGKGSRLTYDTRTSMALFRSFSAANYVAAQCLRRRIMYYHMEIFKKVDVIVTPTTGMTAPKIPSSALKDGETDMHVTGYLMRFILAANLLGLPAITVPVGYDKQGLPIGLQLIGRPWAEASILRLASAIEELFAESKKRPVSYFDVLNG; translated from the exons ATGGGGAAGAAGCGAGTAATGGTGCCAGTGCAAGAAGTTGATATGTCAGCCGTCAAATACCAGCAGGAAGACATTCAAg CTCCACATTTGACAGGGTTCGTGTTCAAGTTATTCGTTTGGATTATCGAAACGCCGTTGATTGGTCCTTTGATTGTATCTTTCTTAAAGAAGCAGAATAAGTTTGATGAG TTGATGCAGAACACTGACATACCAGAGGCACCCATGTTTAGACCCGAATTTCCCCCCCAAG AACCCGAGCCTGGTGTTGTCATGCTTGATGAAGAAGGAAAACCTGAAGAGAGAGTTGAGTTAGCTTTGAAATCCCTTCCACAATATGATCCTGCTAGCTGCTGGAATGGGGATTCATCCCCATCTTTCCGATACTGGAAAATACGTGATTATGCATATGCTTATCGTTCTGGGCATGCAACACCAACCACA GTTGCAGGGCACATAATCTCAGTTATAAAGGAGTTCAGCAGTAAGAAACCCGCACAACCTTTGTTGATTTCTTTTGATGCCGAGGAAGTCAGGAAGCAAGCTGCTGCTTCAACTAGGAGGTTTGAAGAAG ggtGCCCATTGTCTATCTTGGATGGGATTTTTGTGGCAATCAAGGATGATATAGACTGCTATCCCCATGCTTCTAAGG GTGCAACAACTTGGATGCATGAGGTTCGCTCTGTTAGGAAGGATGCAGTGTGTGTCTCAAGATTGCGTAGCTGTGGTGTCATTTTTGTAGGGAAGGCAAATATGCATGAGCTGGGCCTGGGAACAACTGGAAACAATCCAAATTATGG AACAACAAGAAATCCTCATGCACCAGAAAGGTATACAGGCGGATCTTCCTCAGGCCCAGCAGCAATTGTAGCTTCTGGAATATGTTCTGCAGCGCTTGGAACAGATGGTGGAG GTTCAGTGCGTATACCTTCTTCCCTTTGTGGGGTTGTGGGCTTGAAGACAACATATGGACGCACTGATATGGGAGG GTCATTATGTGGTTCTGGgactgtggaaattattggacCAATTGCATCATCAGTGGAGGATGTAATGCTAGT GTACTCGGCAATCTTGGGCTCTTCTCTTGCAGATAGAATTAGTTTGAAGCCG GGCCCACCTTGTGTTCCAAATTTATCTTGTGACAATTCAAATACTTTAGGATCCATGCGACTAGGGAAGTATACAGAG TGGTTTAATGATGTATATTCAACCGATATTTCTGAAAAATGTGAGGATGCTCTTAATCTTTTGTCAAAGACCCATGGTTGTGAA atGGTAGAAATTGTTGTACCTGAGTTGGAAGAAATGCGCAGCGCTCATCTTGTTTCGATTGGATCTGAGACACAGTGTTCATTGAATCCAGATTGTGAAGATgg GAAAGGTTCAAGATTGACATATGATACTCGTACTAGTATGGCACTTTTTCGATCATTTTCTGCAGCAAACTATGTTGCTGCCCAGTGTCTTAG GAGAAGGATTATGTACTATCACATGGAGATATTCAAAAAGGTTGATGTCATAGTGACCCCAACAACCGG CATGACAGCACCCAAAATACCATCTAGTGCTCTTAAAGATGGGGAAACAGATATGCATGTTACAG GCTACCTTATGCggtttatccttgctgcaaatCTTCTTGGACTTCCTGCTATAACTGTGCCT GTGGGGTATGACAAACAAGGGCTTCCAATAGGATTGCAACTGATAGGCCGTCCATGGGCCGAAGCATCAATTTTGCGTTTGGCTTCTGCTATAGAG GAACTATTTGCAGAATCCAAGAAGAGGCCTGTTTCATATTTTGATGTTCTGAATGGCTGA